From Candidatus Mycalebacterium zealandia:
TTTTTTGTGCCGCACGACAACTCAACGGACGCTCCCGTGGGAGCCCTGTATTCACCGAACTCTTTTCTCAAAGTGTCCGCCCACTCGCCGGTGGTAACGCCCGCACGGGCGCACTCTATTGACGCGGGCATTATGTTCTGCCCATTGCGCGCCGCGGAACTGAGCCCGGACAGCGATTTTTTCACTTTCGCGGATTTCCTTTTCTTTTTGAAAGCGACGAGCCTGTTAATCTGGTCCCTGACAAGCCCCGGCGAAGTTTTGTGAATTGAGGTTTCGAGCGACTTCGTAAGAGGAGACTGTTCGGTTTCGGTAAAGCAGTTCACGCCGACTCGCATGATGTCGCCCGATTCAATTGCGGCAATGCGCAAAGCGTTTGAAGCAACAAGGCTCTCCTTCATATACTCAATGCTCTCAAGCGCACCGCCCATGTCCGCGATTTTGCCGGCTTCCGCAAGCGCGTTTTTCTTGAGTTCGCGTGATTTGGCGTTAATCACCTTTGAGCCGTCAAAGATATCGGGGTATTCAAGAATGTCGGTCTCGAAAGCAAGAATTTGCTGAAACCGCAGAGACCATTGCTGGTCCCACGGGCGGGGAAGCCCCAGCGCTTCATTCCATGCAGGCAACTGAATGGCGCGCGCGCGCGCTTTTTTCGAAAGCGTAACGTCAAGCATTTGCAATATGATTCGCGCCACGTTGTTTTCGGGCTGGTCCGCGGCAAGCCCCAGAGAGTTCACCTGAACGCCGTAGCGAAACCGGCGAAAATTTTCATCTTTGACGCCGTATCTGTTTTTGGTCAAATCGTCCCAGATTTCCGTAAACGCGCGAAGCTTGGAAACCTCTTCCACAAAACGTATTCCCGCATTCACAAAAAACGACACTCTGCCGACCACGCCCGGAAAATCTTTTTTTGAAATAGCGCCGCTGTCTCTCACGGCGTCAAGCACGGCAACCGCGTTTGATATTGTGTAGGCAATCTCCTGAACCGGTGTCGCTCCGGCTTCCTGCAAGTGGTAACTGCATATGTTGATGGGGTTCCATTTTGGAACGTTGCGATAGCAGTGCGTCACCATGTCGGAAATAAGGCGCATTGAGTGCGCGGGCGGAAAGATGTAAGTGCCGCGCGAAAGGTATTCCTTGATTATG
This genomic window contains:
- a CDS encoding protein meaA, with the protein product MSPRTKRTNGKAPQTKDRPWIMRTYAGHSTAKASNELYRKNLKKGQTGLSVAFDLPTQTGYDSDSPLAEGEVGKVGVPICHIEDMATLFDHIPLEKMNTSMTINATAAWLLALYIAVAEKRGTDSSVLQGTTQNDIIKEYLSRGTYIFPPAHSMRLISDMVTHCYRNVPKWNPINICSYHLQEAGATPVQEIAYTISNAVAVLDAVRDSGAISKKDFPGVVGRVSFFVNAGIRFVEEVSKLRAFTEIWDDLTKNRYGVKDENFRRFRYGVQVNSLGLAADQPENNVARIILQMLDVTLSKKARARAIQLPAWNEALGLPRPWDQQWSLRFQQILAFETDILEYPDIFDGSKVINAKSRELKKNALAEAGKIADMGGALESIEYMKESLVASNALRIAAIESGDIMRVGVNCFTETEQSPLTKSLETSIHKTSPGLVRDQINRLVAFKKKRKSAKVKKSLSGLSSAARNGQNIMPASIECARAGVTTGEWADTLRKEFGEYRAPTGASVELSCGTKNDEDKSVRVSVKKIHDKLGRPPKILIGKPGLDGHSNGAEQIAVRARDMGMEVLYQGIRLTPEQIVSAAEQENVDLIGLSILSGSHNTVVPKIMKMLKSRGMSDVPVIMGGIIPDKDAKRLMKSGVKKVYTPKDFSLTQIMDDIAGLVLESRS